The following are encoded together in the Lactuca sativa cultivar Salinas chromosome 1, Lsat_Salinas_v11, whole genome shotgun sequence genome:
- the LOC128128163 gene encoding uncharacterized protein LOC128128163: MSVGAWNVRGLNKSVKQKEVIDVIRCNNLGICAVIESHVKILNLKSVCAKTFGQWDWISNNNSCEAGTRIIVGWNPRLFDVILLSQSKQVIHCYVKLCNSDIGMYLSFIYAASNYIERRLLWDNLKKHSLVVNREAWGLLGDFNVALKPSEYSESCSRTPKGVEDFVDCLSFIEVEDLKSYGFQFTWNKTPMGNMGLLKKLDRVMVNQKFMLNHPLAHAVFKPYRNSDHCPAILNFPGNKVKWKPSFRFANFISEKEEFLPLVKEIWDKNIDGYFMFKVTQKLKILKKHCREMCNKYWGAGKRIQKLRKDLECKQQDIDNNPFDCKIREEHANILLDFNIACNDEEKILAQRAKINWLQDGDNNSKFFHKIVKSRGINNRIQMVLNEDGRWVSGKAMIEKFVSHFNQFLGCKDDTDLAGLNDEFFPKKLDSRVAVDMIRVVTDEEIKLAMF; the protein is encoded by the coding sequence ATGTCTGTTGGTGCTTGGAATGTTAGGGGATTGAATAAATCTGTTAAGCAGAAGgaggttattgatgttattaGGTGTAATAACCTTGGTATTTGCGCTGTGATTGAATCTCATGTCAAAATCTTAAATCTCAAGAGTGTTTGTGCTAAGACTTTTGGGCAGTGGGATTGGATctctaataataatagttgtgaaGCTGGTACTAGAATAATAGTGGGGTGGAATCCGAGACTTTTTGATGTGATTCTGCTTTCTCAATCCAAACAGGTTATTCATTGTTATGTTAAATTGTGTAATTCGGATATTGgcatgtatttgtcttttatatatGCTGCTTCGAATTATATTGAAAGAAGATTACTTTGGGATAATTTGAAAAAACATAGTTTGGTTGTTAATAGGGAAGCTTGGGGATTATTAGGTGATTTTAATGTTGCTTTAAAACCTTCGGAATATTCTGAAAGCTGTTCTAGAACTCCTAAAGGAGTTGAAGATTTTGTTGATTGTTTGAGTTTTATAGAAGTGGAGGACTTGAAGTCTTATGGGTTTCAGTTTACATGGAACAAAACCCCTATGGGTAATATGGGGCTGTTGAAGAAGCTTGATAGAGTTATGGTTAATCAAAAATTTATGTTGAACCATCCTCTTGCTCATGCTGTCTTTAAACCATACAGAAACTCGGATCATTGCCCTGCTATTTTAAATTTTCCTGGTAACAAAGTGAAGTGGAAACCTTCTTTTAGATTTGCGAATTTTATCTCTGAGAAGGAGGAATTTCTCCCTTTGGTTAAGGAGATTTGGGATAAGAATATTGATGGttattttatgtttaaagtgaCACAAAAGTTGAAGATTCTCAAAAAACATTGTAGGGAGATGTGTAATAAATATTGGGGAGCTGGAAAAagaattcagaagttaagaaaggATTTGGAGTGTAAACAACAAGATATTGACAATAATCCTTTTGATTGCAAGATTAGGGAAGAGCATGCTAATATTCTCTTAGATTTTAATATTGCTTGTAATGATGAAGAAAAGATTCTTGCTCAGCGTGCTAAAATCAATTGGTTACAGGATGGGGACAATAATTCTAAATTCTTCCACAAAATTGTTAAAAGCAGAGGTATCAATAATCGTATTCAGATGGTTCTGAATGAAGATGGTCGTTGGGTGAGTGGGAAGGCTATGATAGAGAAATTTGTGTCTCATTTTAATCAGTTTTTGGGATGTAAGGATGATACTGATTTGGCTGGCTTAAATGATGAGTTTTTTCCTAAAAAATTGGACAGTAGGGTGGCTGTTGATATGATTAGAGTGGTTACTGATGAAGAAATTAAATTGGCGATGTTTTGA